In a single window of the Paracholeplasma morum genome:
- a CDS encoding DUF6329 domain-containing protein translates to MKVNFIRKPTPEELIPQDKFIVEKTIVLESDVFEGFIREPLNDYDFIKEHLELMYCDKEGIFHCLLVTSDKHDFGILVESEGYHYARYAAFIPLIKTKTEN, encoded by the coding sequence ATGAAAGTAAATTTTATTAGAAAACCAACACCAGAGGAACTTATCCCTCAAGATAAGTTTATAGTTGAAAAGACAATAGTTCTAGAAAGTGACGTATTTGAAGGATTCATCAGAGAACCATTAAATGATTATGATTTCATCAAAGAGCATTTAGAGCTGATGTATTGTGACAAGGAGGGTATATTTCACTGTTTGTTAGTCACATCGGATAAACATGACTTTGGTATCCTGGTTGAAAGTGAAGGATATCATTACGCAAGGTATGCAGCATTCATACCACTTATTAAAACCAAAACAGAAAACTAA
- the metK gene encoding methionine adenosyltransferase, giving the protein MKIITSESVFKGHPDKICDQISDAILDAHLEQDRNARVAVETAIKDDVVFIFGEVTSKASVNYKEVALSTLKEIGYDDPFDVIEKISKQSDDIALGVNHTNDHEQGAGDQGLMFGYACKETPELMPLPIVVAHDIARNIDELRKAKYGHVFGPDGKCQVSVVYENDEPIAYETIVVSAQTKHGIQLDYAKEIILNEVLKPLIGEDLSHIQVLINPTGAFVVGGPYGDSGLTGRKIIVDTYGGYAKHGGGAFSGKDVSKVDRSAAYYARFVAKALVAANLADRCEVSVSYSIGVANPVSVSVDTFGTGVTSDDILLKLIKENFNFTPSSIIKELNLDKVKFKTLASYGHIGRVDLDVAWEQIDAKAKQLSESYEQTKRAAQVL; this is encoded by the coding sequence ATGAAGATTATAACAAGTGAATCTGTCTTTAAAGGACACCCAGATAAAATATGTGACCAAATTAGTGATGCAATTTTAGATGCACATTTGGAACAAGACAGAAATGCAAGAGTAGCAGTAGAAACAGCTATCAAGGATGATGTTGTTTTTATTTTTGGTGAGGTAACTTCTAAAGCTTCAGTGAATTATAAAGAAGTGGCCCTAAGCACATTAAAAGAAATCGGATATGATGATCCATTCGATGTGATTGAAAAGATATCCAAACAGTCCGATGATATTGCACTTGGTGTGAATCATACGAATGATCATGAACAAGGTGCAGGTGATCAGGGCTTAATGTTTGGTTACGCTTGCAAAGAAACGCCCGAATTAATGCCTTTACCAATCGTAGTGGCACATGACATCGCAAGAAACATTGATGAGCTTAGAAAGGCAAAATATGGCCACGTGTTTGGTCCAGATGGTAAGTGCCAAGTATCTGTAGTATATGAGAATGATGAACCGATTGCATATGAAACAATTGTAGTGTCTGCTCAAACAAAACATGGTATTCAACTAGACTATGCAAAAGAGATTATTCTAAATGAAGTGTTAAAGCCTCTGATTGGTGAAGACCTTTCACACATTCAAGTCTTAATCAATCCAACAGGTGCTTTTGTCGTAGGTGGTCCTTATGGAGACTCTGGATTAACTGGTAGAAAGATTATAGTTGATACCTATGGTGGTTATGCAAAACATGGCGGTGGCGCATTCTCTGGCAAAGATGTGAGCAAGGTAGACCGCAGTGCGGCTTACTATGCCAGATTTGTAGCAAAAGCCCTTGTAGCGGCAAATTTAGCCGACAGGTGCGAAGTTAGCGTGTCCTATTCCATCGGTGTAGCAAACCCTGTAAGTGTATCCGTTGATACCTTTGGAACAGGGGTTACCTCTGATGACATTCTATTGAAGTTAATTAAAGAGAACTTCAACTTTACACCTTCAAGTATTATCAAAGAACTAAACCTGGACAAAGTGAAGTTTAAAACTTTAGCATCCTATGGACATATTGGTCGTGTAGATCTTGATGTAGCATGGGAACAAATAGATGCTAAAGCAAAACAACTAAGTGAATCTTATGAGCAAACCAAAAGAGCTGCACAGGTTTTATAA
- a CDS encoding HNH endonuclease: MSKPKELHRFYKSKAWFIARNIKTNATQGKCERCGAIGEEVHHKIRLTVDNVNDSNISLNQDNLELLCRDCHNKEHGRFKKKDVLFDDDGNFIG, translated from the coding sequence ATGAGCAAACCAAAAGAGCTGCACAGGTTTTATAAGTCGAAGGCTTGGTTCATTGCTCGCAATATAAAAACAAACGCCACACAGGGCAAGTGTGAGCGGTGTGGCGCGATTGGTGAAGAGGTTCACCATAAAATTAGATTAACTGTAGATAATGTTAATGATAGTAATATTAGTTTGAATCAAGATAACTTGGAGTTGTTATGTAGGGACTGTCACAATAAAGAGCATGGACGATTCAAAAAGAAAGATGTTTTGTTCGATGACGATGGCAATTTCATTGGCTAA
- a CDS encoding terminase large subunit: protein MNYLMKYYDEIQKGNIIVGKELLTVLESLIKDIDNPRYIFDERPGNIRIEFIETFCKHTKSPFNGEPFILELWEKAILQAAYGFKMADTNLRRFNEVILLIARKNGKTTFIAGIDLAEFFLSKGGVDIVCASNTSEQANILFDEINNMREGSKALSNEKRSKKNIFHIYSPKTKNKIKKLSAQSRNKDGYNIEVGCIDEVHEMTDSKVYDAIKQSQSTKEEPLIFIITTEGNTVGGFLDSKLDYVRKMIKGEIEDERVLPWLYTQDSINEIYEDKSSWQKSNPSLGTVKTYSYLEDLMNKSRHDLATRVTMLCKDFNIKQLEQGSWLTYNDLNNETTYDINELRNSYAIGGVDLSSTTDLTVALLLLIQDGKKYVIPQFFMPSEVIKRRKEEDNVPYDIWVQRGLITVTEGNQNDFTLVTQWFLMMIRTYEIRPLWVGYDPWNSQYWTKEMEELGFEMEKVRQGIYSLSEPMKQLEADLKNGNVIYNNNPIMKWNLSNTQAKIDINGNIQPSKLGSKYKRIDGAVALIIAYAVLNRYKIEYENML from the coding sequence ATGAACTATTTAATGAAATATTATGATGAGATTCAAAAGGGAAATATCATAGTTGGAAAAGAACTATTGACAGTCTTAGAATCACTCATTAAAGATATTGATAACCCAAGATACATTTTTGATGAACGTCCTGGGAATATTCGAATCGAATTTATTGAAACTTTTTGTAAACATACCAAGAGTCCATTTAATGGTGAACCATTTATTTTAGAACTATGGGAGAAAGCAATCCTTCAAGCAGCCTATGGATTTAAGATGGCAGATACCAATCTACGAAGATTCAATGAAGTAATACTACTCATTGCTAGAAAGAATGGAAAGACAACATTCATTGCAGGTATAGATCTTGCAGAGTTTTTTCTATCAAAGGGTGGTGTCGATATTGTATGTGCCTCTAATACATCAGAACAAGCTAACATCTTATTTGATGAAATCAATAATATGCGAGAAGGCTCAAAAGCTCTATCGAATGAAAAAAGAAGTAAGAAAAATATCTTCCACATATACTCGCCAAAAACGAAAAACAAGATAAAGAAACTATCTGCTCAATCAAGAAATAAGGATGGCTACAATATTGAGGTTGGTTGTATTGACGAAGTTCATGAAATGACGGATTCAAAAGTCTATGATGCCATAAAACAAAGTCAATCAACTAAAGAAGAGCCGTTAATCTTTATCATTACAACTGAAGGCAATACAGTAGGTGGTTTCTTAGATAGTAAACTTGATTATGTTAGAAAGATGATCAAAGGCGAGATTGAAGATGAACGTGTACTTCCTTGGTTATATACTCAAGACTCTATTAATGAAATTTATGAAGATAAGAGTTCATGGCAAAAAAGTAACCCTAGCTTAGGCACTGTTAAAACTTACTCCTATCTTGAGGATTTAATGAATAAATCCAGACATGACCTAGCAACAAGAGTTACGATGCTTTGTAAAGACTTCAACATTAAACAATTAGAACAAGGATCATGGTTAACTTATAATGATCTAAATAATGAAACAACCTATGATATCAATGAACTAAGAAACAGTTACGCCATCGGAGGTGTTGACTTATCATCGACAACAGACCTGACAGTTGCACTCTTGCTCTTAATCCAAGATGGTAAAAAGTATGTTATTCCACAATTTTTTATGCCTAGTGAAGTTATTAAACGTAGAAAAGAAGAGGACAACGTTCCATATGATATCTGGGTTCAAAGAGGATTGATTACAGTAACTGAAGGTAATCAAAATGACTTCACACTTGTAACACAATGGTTTCTAATGATGATTAGAACCTATGAGATTAGACCGTTATGGGTAGGATATGATCCCTGGAATAGTCAGTACTGGACTAAAGAAATGGAAGAGTTAGGATTTGAGATGGAAAAGGTCAGACAAGGGATCTACTCCTTATCAGAACCAATGAAACAACTCGAAGCTGATTTGAAGAATGGAAATGTAATCTATAACAATAATCCAATAATGAAATGGAACTTATCGAATACTCAAGCTAAGATTGATATTAATGGAAACATTCAACCATCAAAGCTTGGAAGTAAGTATAAACGGATTGATGGAGCTGTAGCTCTTATTATCGCCTATGCAGTTCTTAATCGATATAAAATCGAATATGAAAACATGCTATAA